The Musa acuminata AAA Group cultivar baxijiao chromosome BXJ2-2, Cavendish_Baxijiao_AAA, whole genome shotgun sequence genome contains the following window.
ATATCTGAATCTTGATAAAAGGAAAGTGGTTCCAAATTTTCCTGTTGTAGTTAGCCATGTAAGGTCAATTTTCCATGGTGGGTTTAGCCTTGCCTGTTTGCCACAGTTGATGCAGTGCATTGGAGCACAAAGTGATAGCAGCAGCAACAGAAGCCATACCTTTAACTTGGCATGATGAATTCAACTTTGATTTGTGGAGGAAACAGAAGCTTAATTGGTCATATAACTCAAATCCCTTTGTTCTTGTTATTGACACTTCAATTATTTGGTTGGTTGTCTCTGTTCCAGACAGAAACTACTGCAATCTGTGACAAAAGTAATACTGCATATTAGTTCTTGGATCATATCCTTCTTATCAAACTGTTCTTGTAGTTGAAACAGACTCTGCCTTCTTTTTGTAGAAAGATGAACTCAACAGAAATATCAAATGATAAGGTACCCTGGAGTACTAGAACACGGACATGGATTTCTCCTCTAAAAGCATATGATTCTGTGGATTACATGCACAAAAGTTTTAATGAGGGAGAAGAAAACTCTTCTTTTCGCTGCAAGAGACTAAAAGCTGGAGTTGGGGAGCGTGAAAGATGGGGCAATTGGAGCTTTCATCTGTCaactcttctcaagacaaaaggaGATGCCTCGAGCTTCGGATGTCACTCTTTCGCCATGCTATTTGCCTCCCACCAATAAATGTCGGGTAGGCCTGAAGAGCTAATTCTGATCGACGCAGAAGACCTCAATAACAATGCTGTGATGGCATACCAAAGATCCAGTGAAGACCTACCTGCTTCTTTATTAGATTCTCCGTACACCTCaataaaagaaacaaggagaagatTTGAGGCCAACAGATCAGTGGCCAATTTTGATTACAAGCTCCAATCATTAGTTGTTTTACGTGCATGAGATGATTACTACCAGCATGGCTGACCAAATTGCTTACCGAGTCAAGATTACCGTCCTCGTGCCAAGAACAGCTTGTGCTGAAACACAATGTTCTTGAAGCACACTTCGATTCTATAATCACAAGTACCATCACTAACAATGTTCTTGAAGCACACTTGTCCAGGTTTTGGGGGGTACCATCACTTTTCTCATTCAAATTATCTTCAATGTGGTTAGTGTTGTACTGAATGTGCAATATTATCACGCAGAGAAGGCCAAGGAAGCTAAAATAAATGCATAACTTTATAGGATGAGGGGAATCCCTCACACTTAGCATTTCTTGTTCTGGTTGTTTGCACTGTTTCCACATTGATGGCAGTATTCTTTCCCCTCAACCCCTTTTGTTGGACATATCCTTGCTTTAAGGGATGCCCACTCCCCCATTTCTAAGTTGAGGAGAGTAGAGGCAtagagagaagaggagaagaataaTAGGAGACCACTGTTCTTCCTCTATGGCAAGAAGCCTTCCTCCGAATGATCAGTTGGCAGAAGAAGACTACATTGACATGGACTTCAGCTCCGCCAACTTCTTCTGCTCTTCCCCTCCTCATCCTTTAATAGAATTCGAATTCCAGATGAGTGCCAATCCACAGCAGAGCCTGCCGATGTCCTCCCCTGCAGATGAGCTCTTCTACAAGGGAAAGCTACTGCCGCTCCACCTTCCGCCGCGCCTGCAAATGGTGGAAGAGCTCATCCAAAGTGCAGTCACAAGAACGCCGAGTACCGCCGCCGCAACTCCATACGAGTCATGCAACGCATCGCCGGCTGCCTCTCGGTACGTGAGCGGAGAGCTCAACCCGGAGGACTACTTCCATGAGTGCTCGGAAGAGTTCATCGAATCGCACCCGAGGAAGTCATGGACCAGGAAGCTCAAGTTCATCAAGGAAGCCAAAGCTTATTTCAAGTCTCTTTTCGGCAAGTCTCGGTGTCCGGATGAGAAATGTGCGGCCTCTGCAGACCGCTCACCTGTCTACCAAAAGGCAGCAAGGAAGAACCCATTTGGGAGAATCCAAATTGGAAGTCACACAGCTTTGCACGCCATGAAgtgcaaagaagaagagaagatgatGGAAGAAGCGAACTTAGATCACAGGAGGTCTTTTTCGAGTGCAAATTACTCGCAATCATCAACTAAATCTTTCTCTGTTTCTTCATCATGCACGTCTTCTAAATCTTCTTCCTTCTCGAGTGTCAACTCCAAGGAATCTCAAGGACAACCGATGCTGAAAAGGAGTAGCAGTGTGAATTCAGATATAGAGAGTTCCATCCAAGGAGCAATTGCTTACTGTAAGAAGTCCCAACAGAAGGACTCTGCTAGAAAGAGTGCAAGTGATGCAGGATTCTGTCTTCTTTCTGTCTCTAAAATTGCTCCTGACAGTGAACATGAGAAGCCAGGACTCTGCTGGGAGTGATGTGAATGGTACCCACTGCATTAAAAAGAATTAAGATGGTGGAATTGCACTGTGATCTTCCATGTTTCAACAACTGTTTTGAGCACAAATTTTCTCAAGAAAATCCATTATTGATTTGCTCCTGACTCTCATTTTCTGGACTGGGAAATTCATCAATCTACTCTTTCTTCTTGGCTAGACAAATACTTGGTAGTATGTATCATTGGTTCTAACTTGATGGTTCATAATTTTATGATAGGCAGAAGATGAAGACATTAATTATAGTATAAACATTAAAATAACCTCAGTCGAAATAGCATCTATGTGATCTTGGTTCAGTCAACAACTGGCTTAAACTAATGCAGAGACCTGTTCATGGTAGCTTGTATGATTGTGTGAGATGGCTGGAGTTAAGTACCCTGAGACATCTTGAATATATAATGTTATCTTTCCTCAATTATATGAAAGAtcattctctctctatatatataaaaTTGATTACCTTAGTTGGAGATGTCTTGATGCATAGGTTATCATAAATGGATGGAGAGGTGCAGGGTGTTATGGAAATAAGACAGCTCAACTTCATTGAGTTGGAACCCTTAGAAATTTATGTGCAGAGAAAGTGACATATGAACTGATAAAAGAGTTTGAAGCTTAATGTtgattcttcaaggccttcaaatAGCTTCACAGTTTTCTGTCTCCACAAATAGTATCCTCTCCCTTAAGCTCTTTTGTTTTGTGTTGTCTTATTGCACAGATAAGCTGAAAGAAGTCTATGCTGAGTGTATCTTTTCATACTGTCTCTAATCATTTTTCTTCATCACCATCAGACTTCAAATGTAGGACTACAAAGATTGGGATACACAGAATTATGACCCACAAGACAAACTATCTAAACAGACACACTGTAAGTCCTGCATGTCCTTGTAACCTGAGAATATAAACTTAATACAAATCCATGATTATAGCAGCTGTAGTCATTGCAGCATTACACTTTTCCACAAGCTGCAAAAGTGAGACTATGCTTTCAGAAAACATATTGCAGAAACTCACTTAAGGACAAGTTGATTCCTTGGTTATAAAGTAGCAGATGATAAGATATCTAAGGTGGAGACAAATAAACCTTAAAATAAGCAAACATGTCACCAAAAGGATTGACATGATTTAAAGTCAAAGGAAGCAGGGGAATCCCACCAAACTCATGTTGTGGAGCACTTGCAGCAAAGGTTGATGGACAAAGAAGATGAACTCCTCACCTTTACTCCATGGGAAACTTAGGTATCAATAACATATATGGGTGTCTTTTGTGTTTTTAGGTGCAAACACCACCATTATCTTTTGGAGTATTTTGTATCGAACATTAAATATGGTGGCACTGAAGGCAAACATGAGATGTAGATATGTGTCAACAATGCTTAAGATATGAGACATCGAGTGATGACTTGTTCAAATTGCACATCGATATTAATAATCATCATGGCTTTAGGAGTCACAACCTCAAGGATGATCTCATGCACTGTTTTAGATCTCAAATGACATGATCATTTCAGGAGTTAGAGAATCCATATCTGAGTATTGGCAACTTCAGGATGCTTGTTCTTTACTTACAATCTCCTATGTAACATGAAGCTAAATCTATGAGAGAAGAACTTCACATTGGAGGTTCAATCAAGGTAGATGATCTCATTATGTTGCTATCAAACTGCATAATAGGATAAAATATGATGATGACTAAATTTCTCCTGACACGAATAATGGACCACTGCAGCCCACGGCCTACGGCCCACGGCCCACGGCCCACGGACCACGGCTCAACTAAGCCTTTTGGTAAGCTGGCTTATGTGAGCCGAGTTCTTTTGGCGGCTAGGGTTCTGAAACTCCTCTCTATATATAATTCTCGCCTCCGACTAGGATTGGGGTTTGCTCGCGGCGGAAGCGGGAGAACGCGACGAGGGCGGCGAATCGATCCGATCCTAATGGGTAAGAATTCGATCCCCAAAAATTAGGTCACTCGTTTCGATTGCTTTGGGGGAGGGTTCGATGGATCTCTTTGGTACTTTTTGGTTGCAGCGAGGATTAAGGTCCACGAGCTTCGCGGGAAGACGAAGGGGGAGCTTCAGAACCAGCTGAAGGACCTCAAGAATGAGCTCTCCCTCCTCCGCGTCGCCAAGGTCACGGGCGGCGCCCCCAACAAGCTCTCCAAGATGTGAGCGATCCGTCATTTGGTCTTTTGTTCGTGCGCCTGTCATTCAGTTGTTCGGCGGGTCTCCATAGTTTGGTTCTTTTGATTTGTTTTGCAGAAAGGTGGTGAGGCTGTCGATCGCGCGGGTGCTGACAGTGATCTCGCAGACGCAGAAGGCGAAGCTGAGGGAGGTctacaagaagaagaagcacattcCGCTCGATCTCCGCCCCAAGAAGACTCGAGCCATCCGCCGCCGGCTAACCAAGCATCAGGTGACGCATCTTGCTGGGTCTTTTCTTCTCGTATCTTATGAATCGTAAGATAATATACTACTTTAATTGATGTTAAGAACCTGAGGATAAAACGAACTCTTGAAATGCTATTGTTCTATAAGTTGCTCCTAGCTATATATGCTGTTCACTTGTTGTTGTTATTAGCATTTAGTGTCACTTTCTTCCAAGATGTGTTTTTTATGCTGTATGTCTTGGTCATCCTACTGTTGTTCTTTCTTGATTAAAATTAATGGTCTATTTAAAAGAACACTGTTTGCCATAATAGAACCCTCAtatacttttttgtttttttgaaaaAGGAAAGATAATTTCATTAGATCTCAAACCATTCTGAAACAATGATAAGGGCATCAAATgcttatcaaaattttcttcccaGGAGGCTACATAGTTAGTCACCCTTCCACATTAGCTAGTCTATGTGCCAATGCATTAAGGACTCGGCGTATGTGTTGGAAGTTAACAATGTTGATCTCCTTGGCCAATCCTACTATTTCCCTATGTAGATTCCAAATGTGCCTAGGCACCCTTCTGTGATCATAGACAAAATTGATTCATTCCAGAGAGTCTGCACAAACAACGGTGTTCCTCCGTCTACAGTTGTGCCCTTTGCAAGGCCTCCAAGATGGCCCTGCCCTCAGCCTGGTTTGGGGTTTGCACCTTGTAGCCTGCACAACCTGCCACAAGAAGCCAACCTTGGTTCGTTTTGACTATCACACAAAATGACAAAATCATGCATCCCCTCTTGCCGCAAAACTTCTCTTCTAAATATCTGGCTATTCTCCTCAGGATGCTGGATGTTTCTCAGGAAATCAATAGTGGCAGAACCCTCAGCTACTTCTTTTTATTGAATTAAGTGTCTGTCTGGGGAAGACAAAAATGAAAAGGGATTAGTATCACATTAAAGTTCATGACCTTCCACAATCATGTATTATCTGGAGTAGCTCACTGTATATTTAAGTTGTATGGTTCTGTGGATTAGTCTGTCTTTCTTTGTTTGCTTTACGCAAAGGTGCAGTTGGTAATGTTGGGTTTAGAATCTAACTGTTGTAGGAGAATGTAATTCATAAAATTGGATCTCTTAATCTGCTAAATAGCTTGAAGGCTTACATGGCTTGTCTATTTCAACGAGTCCAAATCCTCTGATGATGTTATTTATAACTTCAGCTTGGCAGGATTCAATTTCTTGTGAAGATTGAATTAGTTGTCTGATTATATCATTAAGTATCTCTTTAGTTGCAGAAACAGTATATGCTCAGTATTGTATGCTGTCTTCGGAGCATTAAAAATATCTTTACTAATTAACATCTTAGCTATATACGGTTGAAAAGATGATTAGGAAAAGAAAcccgttttgtgctttagattttGATCCTCCTTGAGAAGGAAAGGGTTTATGTGCAAAGTAAATGCAATTTCAGAAATCTTTTTGTAGTGTTACTTATCCATACCTGAAGAAGTTTATTGAACTATAAAACTTTGGTTCATGTTTGTTTCTGTTTTCTGATGGACCCTTAATATAACTCTCTCTTGTACAAGCTTCAGAGTCTATTCTCAAAACCTTAAATGAAGGCGTTGTGTGCTGACTTTATTTGTATGATATCGATCTTTTAGATTCTAATTGCATGCTATGTATATGATGTTGTCTTTTAACAATTCAGAAACTTTCCTTGTGGATGATGGATTCAACAAGCATGATATCTGTTCTTAAGTATACTTATTCAGGTCATACAGCACATGATATAGCTAATATGTATGAAGCTGATTGAATTTGCTTTTTCATACGAAGACAATTCCATGATTTATCAGAGTAGAAACCATCTAGAATTAAGAACAATGACAAACCAATAATCTCTTTGTTCTTGTGTTTGCCTTTTGTGCCACTATTGATAAAGAG
Protein-coding sequences here:
- the LOC135605960 gene encoding probable membrane-associated kinase regulator 4 — protein: MARSLPPNDQLAEEDYIDMDFSSANFFCSSPPHPLIEFEFQMSANPQQSLPMSSPADELFYKGKLLPLHLPPRLQMVEELIQSAVTRTPSTAAATPYESCNASPAASRYVSGELNPEDYFHECSEEFIESHPRKSWTRKLKFIKEAKAYFKSLFGKSRCPDEKCAASADRSPVYQKAARKNPFGRIQIGSHTALHAMKCKEEEKMMEEANLDHRRSFSSANYSQSSTKSFSVSSSCTSSKSSSFSSVNSKESQGQPMLKRSSSVNSDIESSIQGAIAYCKKSQQKDSARKSASDAGFCLLSVSKIAPDSEHEKPGLCWE
- the LOC103975406 gene encoding large ribosomal subunit protein uL29, which encodes MARIKVHELRGKTKGELQNQLKDLKNELSLLRVAKVTGGAPNKLSKIKVVRLSIARVLTVISQTQKAKLREVYKKKKHIPLDLRPKKTRAIRRRLTKHQESLKTEREKKKEMYFPMRKYAIKA